In Apis cerana isolate GH-2021 linkage group LG6, AcerK_1.0, whole genome shotgun sequence, the following are encoded in one genomic region:
- the LOC107999652 gene encoding protein YIPF6, protein MAATDDTKLDFKVTMEYADPQNIEGELTVGAKQKSNLGEPEFNTLDEPIRDTILRDVRAVGKKFYHVLYPKEKKSLLKEWDLWGPLVLCTFMAMILQGSSDTANNFNDGGPEFAEVFVIVWIGSMVVTLNCKLLGGNISFFQSICVLGYCLLPTAIALILCRIILITEQTTFLFILRFIITMIGFIWATYASMVFLGDSQPVGRKALAVYPIFLFYFVISWLVISHTT, encoded by the exons ATGGCAGCGACAGATGATACAAAACTCGat tttAAAGTTACAATGGAATATGCTGATCCTCAGAATATTGAAGGTGAATTAACAGTAGGAGCCaaacaaaaatcaaatcttGGAGAACCTGAATTTAATACTTTAGATGAACCAATTAGAGATACAatt ctCAGGGATGTTCGAGCAGtgggtaaaaaattttatcatgttttatatcctaaagaaaaaaaaagcttatTGAAGGAat gGGATCTTTGGGGACCACTAGTATTATGTACATTTATGGCAAT gatATTGCAAGGTTCTTCTGATAcagcaaataattttaatgatggaGGACCAGAATTTGCAGAagtttttgtaattgtatGGATTGGTTCTATGGTTGTTActttaaattgcaaattattagGTGGCAATAT atCTTTCTTCCAAAGTATTTGTGTCTTAGGATATTGCTTGTTGCCAACTGCCATtgctttaattttatgtagaattatattaatcacagAACAAACtactttcttatttattctaagATTCATTATTACTATGATTGGATTTATATGGGCAACATATG CATCAATGGTATTTCTTGGTGACAGTCAACCAGTAGGAAGGAAAGCTTTAGCTgtatatccaatatttttattctattttgtaatttcatgGTTAGTTATATCTCAtactacataa
- the LOC107999651 gene encoding coiled-coil domain-containing protein 134-like, translating to MSILLLRRLYSNSFLFDKMPRVLIYIVVVSMLTYIAHAQDISPTIEKQQINKKPHNNSSQIKVNEELFKKSFEYQRKEHTEAIKRLQKIDNYEHLYKMITILSEKMIDVIEASKTLIESGGFNPDNRSLPQNISIQNAISTTLENTAFFGDILLHFPHIVHRILKTQQKWNSIINWSLNFTYRTKYLLDLETITKIHLASQELNVIKRKQGYFNPYSTNIQKENSGKIKRSKLIKKEKQKKKPQITKIEL from the exons ATGAGTATTTTATTGTTACGTCGTTTATATTCAAAcagttttttattcgataaaatgccACGCGTTCTCATTTATATTGTAGTCGTGTCAATGTTGACATATATTGCACATGCGCAAGATATTTCTCCAACTATAGAAAAGCAACAAATTAACAAGAAGCCGCATAATAATTCATCTCAAATTAAAGTAAACGAAGAATTAT tcaaaaaatcatttgaatatCAACGCAAGGAACATACCGAAGCTATCAAACGTCttcaaaaaatagataattatgaacatttgtataaaatgatCACAATTCTTAGTGAAAAGATGATCGATGTAATCGAAGCAAGTAAAACACTAATCGAAAGTGGCGGTTTTAATCCAGATAATAGATCTTTGCCACAAAATATTAGCATACAAAAtg caaTATCTACTACATTAGAAAATACAGCATTTTTTGGAGatattcttcttcattttcctCATATTGTTCATCGTATACTTAAAACACAACAAAAATGGAATTCGATCATAAATTGGTCTTTAAATTTCACGTatcgaacgaaatatttattagatttggaAACAATTACTAAAATTCATTTAGCATCTCAAGAATTAAATGTGATAAAACGCAAACAAGGATATTTTAATCCTTACTCTACTAATATTCAGAAAGAAAATagcggaaaaataaaaagaagcaaattaataaaaaaagaaaagcagaAAAAGAAACCACAAATaactaaaattgaattataa
- the LOC107999650 gene encoding chitin deacetylase 7 isoform X1, which yields MTSVFTETYFRMQVLCKLNRSLTRIEKKQFFVKMSKKNQLLLYVIVFIIVSVCGQKNAKKDEERKDEEFKCPEGQGNGNFADPATCRRFYQCVDGYPYLNRCPSGLHFDDISKFCTFKNEARCGPIATTPAPITEPPIDLAEKCDPANCQLPYCFCSRDGTIIPGGLHPDETPQMIIMTFDGAINHNNFDHYQKIFATDRLNPNNCPLKGTFFISHEYCNYNMVQSLAHDGHEIATETISLQKGLEDKGYEEWVGEMIGMREILKHFSNISISEIVGMRAPYLKPGRNTQYKVVEDFGYIYDSSIGISPLKVPIWPYTLDYKIPHECKAGTCPTKSFPGVWELPLNAHYVESYEGGHCPYLDQCVLHNHDPEEVFEWLQEDFNRYYEQNRAPYMMPFHTNWFQIKELERGLSKFLDWAVTLPDVYFVTATQALTWITDPKPIKSLNNFEGWSCKRKENLPGPPCNNPNKCALDFKPTESNFTTTRYLETCRECPNKYPWLGDSKGTGLYNDNYNPEKK from the exons ATGACGAGTGTGTTCACAGAAACTTATTTTCGGATGCAAGTGCTGTGTAAATTGAATCGATCTTTAacgagaattgaaaaaaaacaattttttgtgaagatgtcgaaaaaaaatcaattattgctGTACGTCATCGTGTTCATCATTGTTTCAG tttgtGGACAGAAAAATGCaaagaaagatgaagaaaggaaagatgaAGAGTTCAAATGTCCTGAAGGTCAAGGCAATGGTAATTTTGCAGACCCAGCTACATGTAGAAGATTTTATCag TGCGTTGACGGGTACCCATATCTGAACAGGTGTCCATCAGGATTACATTTTGATGACATTAGTAAATTTTGcacttttaaaaatgaagCTCGTTGTGGACCTATTGCTacaa CTCCAGCACCTATCACCGAACCACCAATTGATTTAGCAGAAAAATGTGATCCTGCAAACTGTCAGTTGCCTTATTGTTTTTGCTCGAGAGATGGTACAATAATTCCTGGTGGTCTTCATCCAGATgaa acaccacaaatgataataatgacatTTGATGGAgcaataaatcataataattttgatcattatcaaaaaatatttgctacTGACCGATTAAATCCAAATAATTGCCCTTTGAAAGGCACATTCTTCATTTCTCatgaatattgtaattataatatggtTCAGAGTTTAGCACATGATGGACATGAAATTGCTACTGAAACTATATC ATTACAAAAGGGATTAGAGGATAAAGGATATGAAGAATGGGTTGGAGAAATGATAGGAATGCGAGAAATACTTAAACACTTtagcaatatttcaataagtgAAATTGTAGGCATGAGAGCTCCTTATTTAAAACCAGGTCGAAATACTCAATACAAAGTAGTGGAAGATTTTGGATACATATATGATAGCAGTATTGGAATTTCTCCACTAAAAGTACCAATTTGGCCATATAcacttgattataaaattccacaTGAATGTAAAGCAGGCACATGTCCTACTAAATCATTTCCag ggGTATGGGAATTACCACTTAATGCACATTATGTTGAAAGTTACGAAGGAGGACATTGTCCTTATTTGGATCAATGTGTGCTTCATAATCATGATCCTGAAGAAGTTTTTGAATGGTTACAAGAAGATTTTAATCGTTACTATGAACAAAATAGAGCACCATATATGATGCCTTTTCATACTAATTGGTTTCAAATAAAGGAACTTGAACGTggattatcaaaatttcttgattGGGCAGTAACATT ACCTGATGTATATTTCGTAACAGCCACTCAAGCATTAACGTGGATAACTGATCCAAAACcaataaaatctttgaataattttgaaggaTGGTCAtgtaaaaggaaagaaaatcttCCTGGACCCCCATGTAATAATCCAAATAAATGTGCTTTAGATTTCAAACCTACAGAATCAAATTTTACTACTACaag GTACCTAGAAACATGTAGGGAGTGTCCTAATAAATATCCCTGGTTAGGAGATTCTAAAGGAACtggattatataatgataattataatcctgaaaaaaaataa
- the LOC107999679 gene encoding tetratricopeptide repeat protein 8 isoform X2, translating to MRALTLQVYVDDIEGEEEGIAESLLDNYTISSMPRPGTSLKNPGTSFTGQYLRPKTQSGRPLTGIIRPATQSAISQSIEQTLRTPRVAMTARPITASSSRNVRLGTASTLTEPGGPFIQLSRLNISKYANQPSIAKSLFEYIYYYEHDIRYALDLAVQATKACQYKDWWWKVQLGKCYYNLGMVRDAEQQFKSALRDFKTIEVILRLIRIYIKLDQPLAALDACKKGLEYFNNDVNILTEMGRIFDGLNNMSMSLKYYKIIAQEDASHTEAIASIGIYHFYNDQPELALRYYRRLLQMGVYNAELFNNLGLCCFYAQQYDHVISCFERAITLSTDENIADIWYNISHIAITVGDIMMAEECLKLAIVNDNRHALAHNNLGVIQIRNGNITAARTYFHAAANIANFIYEPHFNSAYLAYEIGDLQTSYIAIKKSLNTYPNHYDSRTLLNKLERYFSHV from the exons ATGCGTGCCTTAACATTACAAGTATATGTAGATGATatagaaggagaagaagaaggaattgCTGAAAgcttattagataattatacaatatcttCTATGCCTAGACCAGGaacatctttaaaaaatcctGGTACTTCTTTTACAGGACAATATCTTCGGCCCAAAACTCAATCag GTAGACCACTTACTGGTATTATACGACCAGCTACTCAATCTGCTATATCTCAATCAATTGAGCAAACTTTAAGAACACCCAGAGTTGCTATGACAGCTAGACCAATTACTGCAAGTTCTAGCCGTAATGTTAG attagGTACAGCATCCACATTAACAGAACCAGGAGGACCGTTTATACAACTATcacgtttaaatatttctaaatatgcTAATCAACCAAGTATTGctaaatcattatttgaatatatatattattatgaacatGATATAAGATAT GCATTAGATTTAGCAGTACAAGCAACAAAAGCTTGTCAATACAAAGATTGGTGGTGGAAAGTACAACTTggtaaatgttattataatttaggaATGGTTAGAGATGCAGAACAACAATTTAAATCAGCACTGAgagattttaaaactattgaaGTGATCTTACGATTAATCAGAATTTACATTAAACTTGATCAACCATTGGCAGCTTTAGATGCATGTAAAAAGggtcttgaatattttaataatgatgtgAATATTCTTACGGAAATGGGACGGATATTTGatggattaaataatatgagtatgtcattaaaatattataaaataattgctcAAGAAGATGCTTCTCATACAGAAGCAATAGCTAGTATTGGAATATaccatttttataatgatcaaCCTGAATTAGCTTTGCGATATTAtag ACGATTATTACAAATGGGAGTATATAATgccgaattatttaataatcttgggCTATGTTGTTTTTATGCTCAGCAATATGACCATGTTATATCTTGTTTTGAAAGAGCAATTACTCTTTCAACTGATGAAAATATAGCAGATATATGGTATAATATTTCTCACATTGctatt acAGTAGGTGATATAATGATGGCGGAAGAATGTCTAAAATTAGCTATCGTTAATGACAATAGACATGCTTTAGCACATAATAATCTTGGAGTCATACaaattcgaaatggaaatataacAGCGGCAAGAACGTATTTTCATGCTGCTGCTAATATTGCTAACTTCATTTATGAGCCTCATTTTAATAGTGCTTATTTAGCTTACGag attggAGATCTTCAAACAAGTTATATTGCTATAAAGAAGTCTTTAAATACATATCCTAATCATTATGATAGTAGAACTCTTCTGAACAaattagaaagatatttttcacatgtgtga
- the LOC107999650 gene encoding chitin deacetylase 1 isoform X4 — translation MINFYKYACSIVCGQKNAKKDEERKDEEFKCPEGQGNGNFADPATCRRFYQCVDGYPYLNRCPSGLHFDDISKFCTFKNEARCGPIATTPAPITEPPIDLAEKCDPANCQLPYCFCSRDGTIIPGGLHPDETPQMIIMTFDGAINHNNFDHYQKIFATDRLNPNNCPLKGTFFISHEYCNYNMVQSLAHDGHEIATETISLQKGLEDKGYEEWVGEMIGMREILKHFSNISISEIVGMRAPYLKPGRNTQYKVVEDFGYIYDSSIGISPLKVPIWPYTLDYKIPHECKAGTCPTKSFPGVWELPLNAHYVESYEGGHCPYLDQCVLHNHDPEEVFEWLQEDFNRYYEQNRAPYMMPFHTNWFQIKELERGLSKFLDWAVTLPDVYFVTATQALTWITDPKPIKSLNNFEGWSCKRKENLPGPPCNNPNKCALDFKPTESNFTTTRYLETCRECPNKYPWLGDSKGTGLYNDNYNPEKK, via the exons AtgattaacttttataaatatgcatgTTCGATTG tttgtGGACAGAAAAATGCaaagaaagatgaagaaaggaaagatgaAGAGTTCAAATGTCCTGAAGGTCAAGGCAATGGTAATTTTGCAGACCCAGCTACATGTAGAAGATTTTATCag TGCGTTGACGGGTACCCATATCTGAACAGGTGTCCATCAGGATTACATTTTGATGACATTAGTAAATTTTGcacttttaaaaatgaagCTCGTTGTGGACCTATTGCTacaa CTCCAGCACCTATCACCGAACCACCAATTGATTTAGCAGAAAAATGTGATCCTGCAAACTGTCAGTTGCCTTATTGTTTTTGCTCGAGAGATGGTACAATAATTCCTGGTGGTCTTCATCCAGATgaa acaccacaaatgataataatgacatTTGATGGAgcaataaatcataataattttgatcattatcaaaaaatatttgctacTGACCGATTAAATCCAAATAATTGCCCTTTGAAAGGCACATTCTTCATTTCTCatgaatattgtaattataatatggtTCAGAGTTTAGCACATGATGGACATGAAATTGCTACTGAAACTATATC ATTACAAAAGGGATTAGAGGATAAAGGATATGAAGAATGGGTTGGAGAAATGATAGGAATGCGAGAAATACTTAAACACTTtagcaatatttcaataagtgAAATTGTAGGCATGAGAGCTCCTTATTTAAAACCAGGTCGAAATACTCAATACAAAGTAGTGGAAGATTTTGGATACATATATGATAGCAGTATTGGAATTTCTCCACTAAAAGTACCAATTTGGCCATATAcacttgattataaaattccacaTGAATGTAAAGCAGGCACATGTCCTACTAAATCATTTCCag ggGTATGGGAATTACCACTTAATGCACATTATGTTGAAAGTTACGAAGGAGGACATTGTCCTTATTTGGATCAATGTGTGCTTCATAATCATGATCCTGAAGAAGTTTTTGAATGGTTACAAGAAGATTTTAATCGTTACTATGAACAAAATAGAGCACCATATATGATGCCTTTTCATACTAATTGGTTTCAAATAAAGGAACTTGAACGTggattatcaaaatttcttgattGGGCAGTAACATT ACCTGATGTATATTTCGTAACAGCCACTCAAGCATTAACGTGGATAACTGATCCAAAACcaataaaatctttgaataattttgaaggaTGGTCAtgtaaaaggaaagaaaatcttCCTGGACCCCCATGTAATAATCCAAATAAATGTGCTTTAGATTTCAAACCTACAGAATCAAATTTTACTACTACaag GTACCTAGAAACATGTAGGGAGTGTCCTAATAAATATCCCTGGTTAGGAGATTCTAAAGGAACtggattatataatgataattataatcctgaaaaaaaataa
- the LOC107999679 gene encoding tetratricopeptide repeat protein 8 isoform X1 encodes MELFKALSLFSRGKYEECTTICTDLLKKNPLDQTAWILKMRALTLQVYVDDIEGEEEGIAESLLDNYTISSMPRPGTSLKNPGTSFTGQYLRPKTQSGRPLTGIIRPATQSAISQSIEQTLRTPRVAMTARPITASSSRNVRLGTASTLTEPGGPFIQLSRLNISKYANQPSIAKSLFEYIYYYEHDIRYALDLAVQATKACQYKDWWWKVQLGKCYYNLGMVRDAEQQFKSALRDFKTIEVILRLIRIYIKLDQPLAALDACKKGLEYFNNDVNILTEMGRIFDGLNNMSMSLKYYKIIAQEDASHTEAIASIGIYHFYNDQPELALRYYRRLLQMGVYNAELFNNLGLCCFYAQQYDHVISCFERAITLSTDENIADIWYNISHIAITVGDIMMAEECLKLAIVNDNRHALAHNNLGVIQIRNGNITAARTYFHAAANIANFIYEPHFNSAYLAYEIGDLQTSYIAIKKSLNTYPNHYDSRTLLNKLERYFSHV; translated from the exons atggaattatttaaagcTTTGAGCCTATTCAGTAGaggaaaatatgaagaatGTACAACAATATGtacagatttattaaaaaaaaatcctcttGATCAG aCTGCATGGATTTTAAAAATGCGTGCCTTAACATTACAAGTATATGTAGATGATatagaaggagaagaagaaggaattgCTGAAAgcttattagataattatacaatatcttCTATGCCTAGACCAGGaacatctttaaaaaatcctGGTACTTCTTTTACAGGACAATATCTTCGGCCCAAAACTCAATCag GTAGACCACTTACTGGTATTATACGACCAGCTACTCAATCTGCTATATCTCAATCAATTGAGCAAACTTTAAGAACACCCAGAGTTGCTATGACAGCTAGACCAATTACTGCAAGTTCTAGCCGTAATGTTAG attagGTACAGCATCCACATTAACAGAACCAGGAGGACCGTTTATACAACTATcacgtttaaatatttctaaatatgcTAATCAACCAAGTATTGctaaatcattatttgaatatatatattattatgaacatGATATAAGATAT GCATTAGATTTAGCAGTACAAGCAACAAAAGCTTGTCAATACAAAGATTGGTGGTGGAAAGTACAACTTggtaaatgttattataatttaggaATGGTTAGAGATGCAGAACAACAATTTAAATCAGCACTGAgagattttaaaactattgaaGTGATCTTACGATTAATCAGAATTTACATTAAACTTGATCAACCATTGGCAGCTTTAGATGCATGTAAAAAGggtcttgaatattttaataatgatgtgAATATTCTTACGGAAATGGGACGGATATTTGatggattaaataatatgagtatgtcattaaaatattataaaataattgctcAAGAAGATGCTTCTCATACAGAAGCAATAGCTAGTATTGGAATATaccatttttataatgatcaaCCTGAATTAGCTTTGCGATATTAtag ACGATTATTACAAATGGGAGTATATAATgccgaattatttaataatcttgggCTATGTTGTTTTTATGCTCAGCAATATGACCATGTTATATCTTGTTTTGAAAGAGCAATTACTCTTTCAACTGATGAAAATATAGCAGATATATGGTATAATATTTCTCACATTGctatt acAGTAGGTGATATAATGATGGCGGAAGAATGTCTAAAATTAGCTATCGTTAATGACAATAGACATGCTTTAGCACATAATAATCTTGGAGTCATACaaattcgaaatggaaatataacAGCGGCAAGAACGTATTTTCATGCTGCTGCTAATATTGCTAACTTCATTTATGAGCCTCATTTTAATAGTGCTTATTTAGCTTACGag attggAGATCTTCAAACAAGTTATATTGCTATAAAGAAGTCTTTAAATACATATCCTAATCATTATGATAGTAGAACTCTTCTGAACAaattagaaagatatttttcacatgtgtga
- the LOC107999650 gene encoding chitin deacetylase 7 isoform X2: MGVPWPMEILHLNDLPQRHCQSICGQKNAKKDEERKDEEFKCPEGQGNGNFADPATCRRFYQCVDGYPYLNRCPSGLHFDDISKFCTFKNEARCGPIATTPAPITEPPIDLAEKCDPANCQLPYCFCSRDGTIIPGGLHPDETPQMIIMTFDGAINHNNFDHYQKIFATDRLNPNNCPLKGTFFISHEYCNYNMVQSLAHDGHEIATETISLQKGLEDKGYEEWVGEMIGMREILKHFSNISISEIVGMRAPYLKPGRNTQYKVVEDFGYIYDSSIGISPLKVPIWPYTLDYKIPHECKAGTCPTKSFPGVWELPLNAHYVESYEGGHCPYLDQCVLHNHDPEEVFEWLQEDFNRYYEQNRAPYMMPFHTNWFQIKELERGLSKFLDWAVTLPDVYFVTATQALTWITDPKPIKSLNNFEGWSCKRKENLPGPPCNNPNKCALDFKPTESNFTTTRYLETCRECPNKYPWLGDSKGTGLYNDNYNPEKK; the protein is encoded by the exons ATGGGTGTACCATGGCCGATGGAAATCTTGCACCTGAACGATTTACCACAACGTCATTGCCAGAGCA tttgtGGACAGAAAAATGCaaagaaagatgaagaaaggaaagatgaAGAGTTCAAATGTCCTGAAGGTCAAGGCAATGGTAATTTTGCAGACCCAGCTACATGTAGAAGATTTTATCag TGCGTTGACGGGTACCCATATCTGAACAGGTGTCCATCAGGATTACATTTTGATGACATTAGTAAATTTTGcacttttaaaaatgaagCTCGTTGTGGACCTATTGCTacaa CTCCAGCACCTATCACCGAACCACCAATTGATTTAGCAGAAAAATGTGATCCTGCAAACTGTCAGTTGCCTTATTGTTTTTGCTCGAGAGATGGTACAATAATTCCTGGTGGTCTTCATCCAGATgaa acaccacaaatgataataatgacatTTGATGGAgcaataaatcataataattttgatcattatcaaaaaatatttgctacTGACCGATTAAATCCAAATAATTGCCCTTTGAAAGGCACATTCTTCATTTCTCatgaatattgtaattataatatggtTCAGAGTTTAGCACATGATGGACATGAAATTGCTACTGAAACTATATC ATTACAAAAGGGATTAGAGGATAAAGGATATGAAGAATGGGTTGGAGAAATGATAGGAATGCGAGAAATACTTAAACACTTtagcaatatttcaataagtgAAATTGTAGGCATGAGAGCTCCTTATTTAAAACCAGGTCGAAATACTCAATACAAAGTAGTGGAAGATTTTGGATACATATATGATAGCAGTATTGGAATTTCTCCACTAAAAGTACCAATTTGGCCATATAcacttgattataaaattccacaTGAATGTAAAGCAGGCACATGTCCTACTAAATCATTTCCag ggGTATGGGAATTACCACTTAATGCACATTATGTTGAAAGTTACGAAGGAGGACATTGTCCTTATTTGGATCAATGTGTGCTTCATAATCATGATCCTGAAGAAGTTTTTGAATGGTTACAAGAAGATTTTAATCGTTACTATGAACAAAATAGAGCACCATATATGATGCCTTTTCATACTAATTGGTTTCAAATAAAGGAACTTGAACGTggattatcaaaatttcttgattGGGCAGTAACATT ACCTGATGTATATTTCGTAACAGCCACTCAAGCATTAACGTGGATAACTGATCCAAAACcaataaaatctttgaataattttgaaggaTGGTCAtgtaaaaggaaagaaaatcttCCTGGACCCCCATGTAATAATCCAAATAAATGTGCTTTAGATTTCAAACCTACAGAATCAAATTTTACTACTACaag GTACCTAGAAACATGTAGGGAGTGTCCTAATAAATATCCCTGGTTAGGAGATTCTAAAGGAACtggattatataatgataattataatcctgaaaaaaaataa
- the LOC107999650 gene encoding chitin deacetylase 1 isoform X3, translating to MLFGICARVKLVPIFCGQKNAKKDEERKDEEFKCPEGQGNGNFADPATCRRFYQCVDGYPYLNRCPSGLHFDDISKFCTFKNEARCGPIATTPAPITEPPIDLAEKCDPANCQLPYCFCSRDGTIIPGGLHPDETPQMIIMTFDGAINHNNFDHYQKIFATDRLNPNNCPLKGTFFISHEYCNYNMVQSLAHDGHEIATETISLQKGLEDKGYEEWVGEMIGMREILKHFSNISISEIVGMRAPYLKPGRNTQYKVVEDFGYIYDSSIGISPLKVPIWPYTLDYKIPHECKAGTCPTKSFPGVWELPLNAHYVESYEGGHCPYLDQCVLHNHDPEEVFEWLQEDFNRYYEQNRAPYMMPFHTNWFQIKELERGLSKFLDWAVTLPDVYFVTATQALTWITDPKPIKSLNNFEGWSCKRKENLPGPPCNNPNKCALDFKPTESNFTTTRYLETCRECPNKYPWLGDSKGTGLYNDNYNPEKK from the exons ATGCTTTTTGGCATCTGTGCACGCGTGAAACTCGttcctatat tttgtGGACAGAAAAATGCaaagaaagatgaagaaaggaaagatgaAGAGTTCAAATGTCCTGAAGGTCAAGGCAATGGTAATTTTGCAGACCCAGCTACATGTAGAAGATTTTATCag TGCGTTGACGGGTACCCATATCTGAACAGGTGTCCATCAGGATTACATTTTGATGACATTAGTAAATTTTGcacttttaaaaatgaagCTCGTTGTGGACCTATTGCTacaa CTCCAGCACCTATCACCGAACCACCAATTGATTTAGCAGAAAAATGTGATCCTGCAAACTGTCAGTTGCCTTATTGTTTTTGCTCGAGAGATGGTACAATAATTCCTGGTGGTCTTCATCCAGATgaa acaccacaaatgataataatgacatTTGATGGAgcaataaatcataataattttgatcattatcaaaaaatatttgctacTGACCGATTAAATCCAAATAATTGCCCTTTGAAAGGCACATTCTTCATTTCTCatgaatattgtaattataatatggtTCAGAGTTTAGCACATGATGGACATGAAATTGCTACTGAAACTATATC ATTACAAAAGGGATTAGAGGATAAAGGATATGAAGAATGGGTTGGAGAAATGATAGGAATGCGAGAAATACTTAAACACTTtagcaatatttcaataagtgAAATTGTAGGCATGAGAGCTCCTTATTTAAAACCAGGTCGAAATACTCAATACAAAGTAGTGGAAGATTTTGGATACATATATGATAGCAGTATTGGAATTTCTCCACTAAAAGTACCAATTTGGCCATATAcacttgattataaaattccacaTGAATGTAAAGCAGGCACATGTCCTACTAAATCATTTCCag ggGTATGGGAATTACCACTTAATGCACATTATGTTGAAAGTTACGAAGGAGGACATTGTCCTTATTTGGATCAATGTGTGCTTCATAATCATGATCCTGAAGAAGTTTTTGAATGGTTACAAGAAGATTTTAATCGTTACTATGAACAAAATAGAGCACCATATATGATGCCTTTTCATACTAATTGGTTTCAAATAAAGGAACTTGAACGTggattatcaaaatttcttgattGGGCAGTAACATT ACCTGATGTATATTTCGTAACAGCCACTCAAGCATTAACGTGGATAACTGATCCAAAACcaataaaatctttgaataattttgaaggaTGGTCAtgtaaaaggaaagaaaatcttCCTGGACCCCCATGTAATAATCCAAATAAATGTGCTTTAGATTTCAAACCTACAGAATCAAATTTTACTACTACaag GTACCTAGAAACATGTAGGGAGTGTCCTAATAAATATCCCTGGTTAGGAGATTCTAAAGGAACtggattatataatgataattataatcctgaaaaaaaataa
- the LOC107999653 gene encoding NADH dehydrogenase [ubiquinone] 1 subunit C2 yields MEAKQENFSAQWALDLLEPTALDQSNYIFKYYLAPIAGITCGYSQVILNKIQKKPTYANKPYMLLGFLGGSLFGFLIHGIFEIKSARKDAIMRDYIRLHPEQFPKPEYKKYADILEPWTPCR; encoded by the exons ATGGAAGCGAAACAGGAAAATTTTTCTGCTCAATGGGCGCTTGATCTTCTTGAACCTACAGCATTAGATCAatcaaactatatttttaaatattatttagcaCCGATTGCTGGAATTACATGTGGATATTCACAAgtgatattaaacaaaattcagAAAAAGCCTACATATGCTA atAAACCCTATATGTTACTTGGATTTTTGGGTGGTAGtctttttggatttttaatacacggtatatttgaaataaaatctgcAAGAAAAGATGCAATAATGAGAGATTATATAAGGCTTCATCCAGAACAGTTTCCTAAACcag aatataaaaaatatgcagaTATTCTTGAGCCATGGACTCCATGTCGTTAA